The genomic stretch CAGAACTTTAAGTACTTCAAGTTCCAAAAGCCGAAGCTCTCTGTAGGTTATAATCAGGAAGTTTCCGCAACCACACGCTGGATCAAGGAACTTGAGGGAACCAAGTTTTTGATGAAACTCTCTTAGCTTGTTCTTGTTGGACCTAACCTTCTTAAACTCCTCATGGAGTTCATCCAGAAAGAGAGGCTTGATAAGTTTGAGTATGTTCTTCTCAGAAGTATAGTGTGCTCCTAGATTTCTTCTTTCCTCCGGGTTCATCACACTTTGAAACATGCTACCGAAGATTGCGGGGGATATCTTTCCCCAATCCAGAGCACTACACTCCAAAAGGATTTCGCGCATTCTTGAGCTGAAAGATGCCAGTTGCAGTGGTTCTTCAAAGAGCTTTCCGTTAACGTATGGAAAGGCTGCCACATGCTCGTCAAGGTTCTTCAGTCTTTTGTTTTCTGGTGTATTAAGAGTTTGAAAGAACTGCGCTAACCAACCACCCAGGTCACTTCCATCCTCGTTCGTTTTAACCTCAATCAGTTCCTTGAAAGTATCTTTCTCAAAAATACCCGTATCATCAGCAAAAAGGCAGAACAGAAGTCGAACTAGGAATACTTCTAGCTGATGCCCTTCATAGCCTGTATCTTCAAGTTGATCGTGGAGTTTTCCCATCAACTCAGCAGCTTGGATATTTACGGGATCCTCGTCCTTGAACGAGCGTTTTTGGTATCCAGCAATGAATCCAAACAGCTTGATATTTTTGTGAAGGTCTTTTATATGAAACTCATGCTCAGTCTTGTCATCAAGATCATAAAGCCTGAAGCTCTCAAAATCCGATACAAGAACATACTTCGGAAGCTCATGTTCTTTTATTCCATGGAAGTAATCAGTGGCTTGCTCAAAGGCAGCGTCAAGACTCTTGCCTTTGGACTTATGTTCTACCAGTAGTGTGCCTTTCCAAAAAAGGTCGATGAATCCTTGTTTGTTGTTTAGCTTTTTAACCGGTTCTTCAAAAGTTGCCAGTCTCCTTCTGGTAATGCCAAAAATGTTAAAGAAATCGTTCCAGAAAGTGTCCTTTTCTGCGCGTTCTCTTGTTTCACCTTCCCATTCTTTGGTGAAGTGATGGGCGCGGTCTTTTATCTCGTTCCAGCTTAATGCCATGAGTATCTGTAGTTTCGTTAGTTCGACCGGTTGGGGTTACGGGTTGCTGGTCGAGGGCTTGAAGATAAAAATTACTGTTTTACAACCCAGCTTATGCAATTTAAAGCGCCTCCAAGTTCCACGATATCCGACATGTCAATCTGTTCGATGGTGTTTTTTTTCGCGTAGTGTGGGTATGCTTTTCTTACCTGTTCAAGAGCTTGTGCATCTTCCGCTATCCCAAACTTGGGGATGATAAGGATGTCTTTCGTTTGAAGGAAATTGATGTAAGCCCAGTTTCTCAGATCGGGATGCTCCACATCGAACGCCATCCAGATAATGTTCAAATCTGCCTTTGTGAGACTGTTCGATAGCTTTTTACATAGCGGGTCTGTAGGGTCGTTGTAACTTCCATGCACAAGAACGGTTTCATCGTTAATGAAGCGAAGCATACCATCAGCATGGCCAAACATATCTTCTTTATCCCACGGTATCAGAACAATTTCTTCCACCTCGAACAGTGCTTTCAGTTTTTCAATGAGGTCATCTTTGCCATATTGCCGTCTGTTTTCCCATAACACCTTGTCAGTCATGATGACTTTGTTAGAGGATCGGATGATGTTACCACCATCGATAATGATGTCGGTCTTAGTCGTCAGTATGTTTAGATCCTGGCAAACGATATCGGGATAGGTTTTGAGTTCCCGGGTATCTTCCTCAGTTCCTTGTAAGTAATCCGGGTCATAGCGGTACTCAACAAACTTTGAATCGGATACCTGAACAGGCATGTAGTCTCGTGTCCAAATATCCCGTGTGGAGGGTAAGAAGCGGTAGGTAACACTATGCTTATCCAAAGCAGCAGTAATCGCTTTACACGTTTCCTGAAACTCCTCGCTGGTTTTTAGTAACCTTGATAGGTACACCGTATTGCTGTCTTGATCTCTAAGCATCTAAGCGTTTTTTCCAGATTTCTTGAAACACCTTACCAACCTTCTTAAACTCCGCAGAGGTAAAAGTATCGGTCTTGGCATTGTTACACCAGTAGCAACTGAAGACAAGGTTTTTGGTGTTGTCATATACCTCGTTGGGTGCTAAGCGTTCTATTTCCAGCTTTTTACCACGACTACGCTTGGTGAGTTCTGGGTACTTTTCCCAAAGCTGCTTCATGTGACCCTCGGTCATTTTGCAGTAGTGGCATTGTTTGGGGGTGCTTTCATACCAGTCCCTAAACTCCTCATAGGGTAAGTCCTGACACTTTGCTTTCCATCGGGTTCTGATTTCAGCGATATGCTCTCTTTGTGGTTTTAACTCTTCCCACCATATCGATAATGTTTTGCTCGGAAGATCTAAGTCAGATGCAATGTCTGCGTACTTGTCACCCTTTATTAGAGCGCGATACAAGAAGGTTTCTTGGTCTTTGGTCATGGTTGGTTTGTTTTTGGGGCTTGATTGTTTTGAAATTCTTTTACATCCAGAAGAAAGTCGACCAACGTCAACGTGGCGTTTACAGCAAGTCTTGCGTGGTGCTTTCTTGTTCGATACTTATTAGCATGTCTGTCACCGATGTTATTGCTGAGACCTGCTAATCCTGAGGTGATTGAGTCTAAGCCAGAAATGATCTGTATAGCTTCATCGGGTAAGGTACTTCTGTCATGATTAAGTTTTAGAGCTTTCTTTGCTCGTCTGTAGAGGTTATCCAGCTTTCCATCATTCTTAACTTCGACACCTTCAGCATCAGCTACAATTTCTATCATTACAGCTTCTGCAAGGCTTCGTGCGTTTGTGATGGCTCCGCTAAAATCCTCTGAGTCGATTTTTTGTTTGCACTTCTCGATCTGTTCTTGTACGAACTGAACATCTAAAGCTTTGGTGCTTTCTGATTTGACAAGACCTTCAGTCAGAGAAACGACTTTACAGAACTTTCCCCTTTTGATAATCTTGTAACCATCATATTCTAGATATAGATTAAAGCTCTCAAGCACTTCTTCTAAGGACGTAAAAGAAGCAATGAACTCTCGCGGGTCAAGAGCTACCTCCAAAATTTGAGCAAAGGACGTTTGCCCGTTGTACTCTCTGAGTTTACTTTCAGTATAAGTCTTTCGACTATAGGTCTTTGAAAACGGATATTCGTCTGTTGAGCCAAACTGATTGAAGAAGTTAACTATTTCATAACCTTTCTTATATGAAAGCAGAGGCATGTCACCACTTATAGCCTCGGCAAGAAATGTGATGGTTTTTTCACTTACTTTCAAAGCGATCCGGTTTTTGTTAAAACTTCTTTCACATGCCAGCACAGACGTTGGAAAGACCCGTTATCCAAAGCTCGCTGCCCGGAAAGCATACTGCTGAAGAAAACTGGAACTCCCCTTAGGATTGAATCTTTGTTGGTGATTACGTCTGTTCCTAGGTCATCATCAAACTCAAACTCATAGCCCATCCAAACATTCTTGCTTCCGTCTTTAGAGCGTTCCTTGCCTAAGTACTTGCGAGCCACGGTGTCGGTTACAACTATGACAAGAGGCTTTTTTGCCTCAAGCATTTCTTTGGTAAGTTTCAAATGCTCGTGTATGAAACCCAAGTGTGTTTTCTCAAGCTTCTTCAGAGCATCTTGTTTTGTTTCCCTCAAACCTAGCAGGTCAATGTGAGACCACCTTGTCTTACATCGGTTTGCTAACTCGCCATATTTTTTAAAGTATGGATCATCAGAGTCTTGGGGTGGGTTCCAAAAACTCTCTTTATGGTTCTGATCATTTTTACGGTAAGATGGGTTTATGCCCACAAAAAGTATGGTTTCACTTTCAAGTGTTTTGTTTACCGCAAAGCCTCGTGAAAGTTGTTTGATGTCCGGGTTAGACTTGGGGTCAAAAAGTTTCTTGATGCGTGTTCCATATTCTGTTTCTACGTTCATTGTTGAGTTGTGTTATTTTGTTTGTTGATTACGATGCGATGACTTGGGTTCCAGTCTACAGCTCTTGATCTCCTTGTTATCGAATTGGCGTTGGCTGAAAATTCACCAAAAACATCCTGGATATCATGGGTCATTTTTCTCATCTCAGGTTTGTCAGGTGCTGTGGATTCAAAGTTTCTGTTTGACTGTTCAAGTTCCTCTCTCGAATATGTTCTTAGAGATCTTATGTTACTTGTATAGTCCATGAGGATTCTCCATGGTTGAGCATGTCTGGGGTGAATATCCAGGAAGGTTGGGTTTATGAAGTTTTCACGGCCCTCATTCATGTTAGATGCAAACTCTTTGAGTACTTCAACCTTGACAAGTGAGCAGCCAAATTGATCTTCCTGGAATCGGCTTTCGGTCATATCCCATCCGTCATAAGAAAACCTGTTAACACCGTTGTACAGCAGGTAAAAAGGCATGCAGCCGGTAGCTCTTTGTAGTTCCGATAGTTTCTCCCATTGGTAACTGGGGTTTCTTTCTGTATATCCATCTCGGAGCGTGGTGTATCGTTGGTTTTTCTTTAACACTTTTGCTTGGAGAGCAATCCATATGTAGGAGCTAGAATCCACTTGAAGAAAGATGTCGATATCACTCCCTGTTTTGGACTCATTTTGTCCTTTTCTTGAGTACACATCCATACAAAAAGCTCCTTTCTTGCGCTCGCTCAGAAGCGTTACAATCGTGTCGGCAGTTATACCAACTTCCATGGCTTCATGGCCAAGACTATGAGTGTAAGCGATCTTTTTCCAAATATGCGTGGAGATGTCTTCAAATACTTGCCTTGCCTGGTTAAGGTCTTCGTCAGTCCAAAACATTCGAGTCTTTTGTTTTTATACAGCAACGTTAAGGATTGATGCTGTGATTATACTTGTGTTAGGGTTGAAAATCTCGAAAGTAGGGATATTTGATGTTTTTGCTAAGGTTCGAAACGTATTTGACTGGGGTTCTTATAAAAGCAGTAGAGCTATCTCGGTACATCGAAGATCCTGAGTGGAATTATCATAACTTTACCTCACAAGCTCACAACTCTAACGATAATGATAAAACTACTCCTTTCTCTCACCCTTATACTCCCAGCTTTCCTTGCAGCTCAACCCGTTGATAGCTTAAAGTTACTGGTCGAAACGATTCACTTGCCGAAAGGATGGGAGATACATTATGAGCAGGATGGTGACTCTGAGTTCTTTGGTGACCGCCAGGTTAGCTCGTTGGTTTTTGTTCATGAAGACTACAAGGTTAGCTATCTGGTCTTTCCTTTTGATTCACAGGGGCAGTTCATATCGATTAGCAACAGGATAAACAAGTACTACGCTGAGTCTTCATGCAAGCCAAGCGATCATACTGAAAGGTTTATAAAAGATGGATTCTATTTCACGCTC from Owenweeksia hongkongensis DSM 17368 encodes the following:
- a CDS encoding agmatine deiminase family protein, yielding MLRDQDSNTVYLSRLLKTSEEFQETCKAITAALDKHSVTYRFLPSTRDIWTRDYMPVQVSDSKFVEYRYDPDYLQGTEEDTRELKTYPDIVCQDLNILTTKTDIIIDGGNIIRSSNKVIMTDKVLWENRRQYGKDDLIEKLKALFEVEEIVLIPWDKEDMFGHADGMLRFINDETVLVHGSYNDPTDPLCKKLSNSLTKADLNIIWMAFDVEHPDLRNWAYINFLQTKDILIIPKFGIAEDAQALEQVRKAYPHYAKKNTIEQIDMSDIVELGGALNCISWVVKQ
- a CDS encoding abortive infection family protein, which produces MKVSEKTITFLAEAISGDMPLLSYKKGYEIVNFFNQFGSTDEYPFSKTYSRKTYTESKLREYNGQTSFAQILEVALDPREFIASFTSLEEVLESFNLYLEYDGYKIIKRGKFCKVVSLTEGLVKSESTKALDVQFVQEQIEKCKQKIDSEDFSGAITNARSLAEAVMIEIVADAEGVEVKNDGKLDNLYRRAKKALKLNHDRSTLPDEAIQIISGLDSITSGLAGLSNNIGDRHANKYRTRKHHARLAVNATLTLVDFLLDVKEFQNNQAPKTNQP
- a CDS encoding DUF6615 family protein → MFWTDEDLNQARQVFEDISTHIWKKIAYTHSLGHEAMEVGITADTIVTLLSERKKGAFCMDVYSRKGQNESKTGSDIDIFLQVDSSSYIWIALQAKVLKKNQRYTTLRDGYTERNPSYQWEKLSELQRATGCMPFYLLYNGVNRFSYDGWDMTESRFQEDQFGCSLVKVEVLKEFASNMNEGRENFINPTFLDIHPRHAQPWRILMDYTSNIRSLRTYSREELEQSNRNFESTAPDKPEMRKMTHDIQDVFGEFSANANSITRRSRAVDWNPSHRIVINKQNNTTQQ